CACCGGAGTCGACCCAATCCGGCGGCGTCGCATAGCTTCCCATGAGCGTGGGGAGGAACGGTACCCGTATATTCCTTTGGACGACTGGCTCGGTTCAGGCGACTCGGTTTTTGGTCCGCACTTAACGGGAATCCCGCTGCTCCACTTTGTTCAACTCGATCAACAGCCGGAAGACCGCCTTGACGAGGTTCGAGTCGACGTCGAACCGTTCGGCGTTCTCGCCGGCCCGATCCATCACGGCCTGTTCTTGCTCCTCGTCGGTCGTCGGGAGGCCCTGTTCGTCCTTGACGGCCGCGATGGTCTCGGCCACGTAGGTTCGCTGAGCGATCAACTCCACGAGTTCCCGGTCTATGGTCTCGATCTCCTCGCGGAGTTCGTCCAGATTCATCTCGTCTGTGCGCCGTCGGTCTGTGTCGTTGTCAGCCATGTGTTACCGTCTCGCTCCGTCCAGATGTCCCGCACTGTCTCTAGCGCGCTGTGCTCTCCGACCGCGGTGAAACTCGGGCCGGTCCCCGAGAGGGAGACGCCCTCGACGAGCGGCATCGCCTCGACGATCGGTTCCGTCGGGAAATCCAGCGCCGCGCAATAGGCGAGGCCGTTGACCGTCATCGCCCGCGCGAAGTCGCCGTCGAGGGCGAGGTCGGCCACCAGTTCGGCCATCGGCGCGATCTGCTCGCACCGCTCTACGTCCGCATCCGCCGAGAACGACCGCTCGGGCGGCGTCCACACCAGCACCGACCAGTCACGCTCCTCTCGGGCCAGCAACTCGTCCTCCGTGTTGTCGGTGACCGTGACGCCGCCGAGCATGCTCGCGCTCGCGTCGTCGAACGCGCCCGTCACCGTGACGCCGGCGTCCCGGGCGGCCTGCACGCCGATCCGGCAGGCGTCCTCCCGCGATATCTCCTCGCGAGCGTCGAGGGCCGACAGCGTCG
This Halorientalis sp. IM1011 DNA region includes the following protein-coding sequences:
- a CDS encoding chorismate mutase; amino-acid sequence: MADNDTDRRRTDEMNLDELREEIETIDRELVELIAQRTYVAETIAAVKDEQGLPTTDEEQEQAVMDRAGENAERFDVDSNLVKAVFRLLIELNKVEQRDSR
- a CDS encoding shikimate kinase, which translates into the protein MEGRARAPAAGTVLNALATGTGSAFAIDAYTTATVELTDTAGVEGEIADAPDADTRLIERCVELVVERFGDGQGGRVRTESEVPMASGLKSSSAAANATVLATLSALDAREEISREDACRIGVQAARDAGVTVTGAFDDASASMLGGVTVTDNTEDELLAREERDWSVLVWTPPERSFSADADVERCEQIAPMAELVADLALDGDFARAMTVNGLAYCAALDFPTEPIVEAMPLVEGVSLSGTGPSFTAVGEHSALETVRDIWTERDGNTWLTTTQTDGAQTR